A genomic region of Gossypium hirsutum isolate 1008001.06 chromosome D01, Gossypium_hirsutum_v2.1, whole genome shotgun sequence contains the following coding sequences:
- the LOC107917811 gene encoding phosphoinositide phospholipase C 5, which translates to MQNNIKKKKLIEAAPPPDVIAAFEKYAEGGPQMTAEQLHRFLVDAQGQGGAKVSDAEEILLQGLQKRHHMAKFRKHALTLDDFHHYLFSANLNLPIDNKASLAFTSLVIAAIPTLFQQKL; encoded by the exons AtgcaaaataacattaaaaagaaaaaactcaTTGAGGCGGCACCACCACCGGATGTTATAGCTGCATTCGAGAAGTACGCCGAAGGTGGGCCTCAAATGACGGCGGAGCAGTTGCATAGGTTCTTGGTGGATGCGCAGGGGCAAGGCGGTGCGAAGGTCTCCGACGCGGAGGAGATTCTGCTGCAGGGTCTGCAGAAACGACACCATATGGCGAAGTTCAGAAAACACGCACTGACCCTCGATGATTTCCATCATTACTTGTTTTCTGCAAATCTAAATCTACCAATTGATAATAAG GCTTCTTTGGCGTTTACAAGCCTAGTCATTGCAGCTATTCCTACACTGTTT CAACAGAAATTGTGA
- the LOC107917810 gene encoding probable protein arginine N-methyltransferase 1, with the protein MSSSLEQFTSLLFRVVNGLGLLNLFLLLLIKAKLLLGSYKLHSLQSKFLFLHPCQVDDGVVLPDEASLYLTAIEDAEYKDDKIEFWNNVYGFDMSCIKKQAMMEPLVDTVDQKQIVTNCHLLKTMDISKMVLGDASFTAPFKLIAERDDYVHAFVAYFDVSFTKCHKLMGFSTGPISRATHWKQTVLYLEDVLTIYEGETIIGSMTVAPNKKNPRDVDIMVKYSLSGRRCVVSRVQFYKMR; encoded by the exons ATGTCAAGCTCTCTTGAGCAGTTTACTTCCTTATTATTTCGTGTGGTGAACGGGCTGggccttttaaatttatttttactcttGCTCATCAAAGCAAAACTTTTGTTAGGTTCTTATAAGCTACATTCTTTACAATCAAAGTTCTTATTCCTTCACCCGTGTCAGGTTGATGATGGAGTTGTGCTACCAGATGAAGCTTCTCTTTACTTGACAGCAATTGAGGATGCCGAGTACAAAGACGACAAGATCGAAT TTTGGAATAATGTTTATGGCTTTGACATGAGTTGTATAAAAAAGCAAGCTATGATGGAACCTCTTGTTGACACGGTTGACCAGAaacaaattgtaacaaattgcCACCTTCTCAAG ACAATGGATATTTCTAAGATGGTTCTTGGGGATGCTTCTTTCACTGCACCTTTCAAGCTTATTGCAGAGCGTGATGATTACGTCCATGCTTTCGTTGCATATTTTGATGTTTCGTTTACCAAATGCCACAAATTGATGGGTTTCTCTACAG GACCAATATCGCGAGCTACCCATTGGAAGCAAACAGTCCTCTATCTAGAGGATGTTTTAACCATCTATGAAGGGGAGACAATAATTGGGAGCATGACTGTTGCACCAAACAAGAAGAATCCCCGAGACGTTGATATAATGGTTAAATATTCATTGAGCGGACGACGTTGTGTGGTTTCGAGAGTTCAATTCTATAAGATGCGCTGA
- the LOC107913066 gene encoding fatty acid oxidation complex subunit alpha has translation MLLQFTLPVLPSQSSSFQLPPISPLPQIRIPNPMPDCPPPFFLNSKINLHLQHQSTSTDPPPVLHGSTHFQNQRLERSYKRLLPLNFKVTDEEITKMVLFPTINEACRVLDEGVVARASDLDVASVLGMSFPSYCFGCSGGIMFWADTVGSKHIYLSLKKWSER, from the exons ATGCTGCTTCAGTTTACCCttcctgttttaccctcccagtCTTCTTCTTTTCAGCTCCCTCCCATTTCCCCTCTTCCCCAAATCAGAATCCCTAACCCCATGCCCGACTGCCCTCCTCCCTTTTTCCTCAATTCGAAAATCAACCTTCACCTCCAGCACCAATCCACCTCCACCGATCCACCTCCGGTCCTTCACGGCTCCACCCATTTCCAGAATCAGAGGTTAGAGCGAAGCTACAAACGTCTTCTACCTTTGAATTTCAAAG TTACAGATGAAGAAATTACCAAAATGGTATTGTTTCCAACGATTAACGAGGCATGTCGTGTTTTGGATGAGGGTGTCGTTGCTCGAGCATCAGACCTTGATGTTGCATCTGTACTCGGAATGAGCTTTCCATCCTACTG CTTTGGTTGCAGTGGTGGTATCATGTTCTGGGCAGATACAGTTGGGTCGAAGCATATCTATTTGAGCCTCAAGAAATGGTCAGAAAGGTAA
- the LOC107918178 gene encoding disease resistance-like protein DSC1, with protein sequence MIGIKSRLEELQCKIGIGEEDDSVQIIGICGMGGLGKTTLARFVYAQISSPFEGKSFLADVREVAEKHGLVYLQKQLLSQIFPEESFKFANVHDGNDIISRMLSHKKIFIVIDDVDNIQHLKCLIGRRAWFGLGSRIIITTRDEHLLQIYGVDDVYNPTKLNAKEALRLFSLKAFKSETPAMEFFELSKRVVEYANGLPLALEVFGSFLSGRSDEAQWRSAIKRLKKESNKEILDRLQISFDGLEQSEKDIFLDIACFFKGEDKDMVTKILDGCGFFPDIGIDVLIKKSLVTIDEDNKLSMHDLLQEMGRKIVYQESPNEPGKRSRLWEEKDTDYVLIENTATEAVQGLVIDSIRKQSTWTLNADAFLTMNRLRLLRVFNVPNSRDFKYLSNELRLLEWHGYPFKSFPSSFQPENLVELLLPYSRIEKLWKPNMALYKLKLVDLKGSKNLVKTPDFSMAPNLESLILEGTGIVDFDPTVKFLRRLKLLNLRNCKRLRIFPSKIGNGSLQTLILSGCSNIDRIPEIVGEMECLKELCLDGTGIKELPSSIGHLRSLMLLNLKDCSKLESLPSSIGGCEFLKTLLLSGCSKLKNFPESLRQLESLEELNLSETAITTPPSFIFHMKNLKFLSFQGCKGPPYRVRSHWRFISTPAPRLSTNSMTLKLPVILSGLSSLKELNLDDCNLNDGAIPDDIIRLSSLEALRISDNNFRTLPTTLGGLSKLTTLVLTDCKRLKSLPELPASLKLWLDGCGSLEAVANSTTAFNSRVTGYICAFNCFKLAEGNDVVTMLKTRLKLVANARTERYNIVIPGSEIPKWFSSQTDDSSKSIIKMPLPPNFLNDTQFLGFAFSCVFFSDFNNKPRRGDHISYAFVIHGRNFSGEFQTVYFHLEGKSTRVTKDHLWIHYLPRNYIDLLSLVELECKETEVSGSSTDMLKERFEIEVAFEIWGINSMVKKCGARIVYEEDLEEMDQTIHEHSGSTSSNFDDMHSNSGSNGNNNGALVKRNG encoded by the exons ATGATTGGAATTAAATCACGTTTGGAAGAGTTGCAATGCAAAATAGGCATAGGGGAGGAAGATGATAGTGTTCAGATTATAGGGATTTGTGGAATGGGCGGGTTAGGTAAAACAACTCTTGCAAGATTTGTTTATGCCCAAATTTCAAGTCCTTTTGAAGGCAAAAGCTTTCTGGCCGATGTTCGTGAAGTTGCGGAGAAACATGGACTTGTTTATTTGCAGAAACAACTTCTTTCCCAAATATTTCCAGAGGAAAGTTTCAAGTTTGCTAATGTTCATGATGGGAATGACATCATAAGTCGTATGTTATCTCATAAAAAGATTTTTATTGTTATTGATGATGTGGATAACATACAACACTTAAAATGTTTGATAGGCAGGCGAGCTTGGTTTGGTTTAGGAAGCAGGATCATCATAACAACAAGAGACGAGCATCTGCTGCAAATCTACGGAGTGGATGATGTGTATAATCCGACGAAATTGAATGCCAAGGAAGCACTTCGCCTTTTCAGTTTGAAAGCTTTCAAAAGTGAAACACCTGCAATGGAATTTTTTGAGCTTTCTAAACGTGTAGTGGAATATGCCAATGGCCTTCCGTTAGCTCTTGAAGTTTTTGGTTCTTTTCTGTCTGGCAGATCAGATGAAGCTCAATGGAGAAGTGCTATTAAAAGACTTAAAAAGGAGTCCAACAAAGAAATTCTAGACAGGCTTCAAATAAGCTTTGATGGGTTAGAACAGTCGGAGAAagatatatttttagatattgcATGCTTCTTCAAAGGAGAAGACAAAGATATGGTAACCAAAATTCTCGATGGTTGTGGCTTTTTCCCGGATATTGGAATAGATGTTCTCATCAAGAAATCTCTTGTAACAATTGATGAAGACAACAAATTGTCGATGCATGACTTGTTACAAGAGATGGGAAGGAAAATTGTTTACCAAGAATCTCCTAATGAACCTGGAAAACGTAGTAGATTGTGGGAGGAAAAGGATACTGATTATGTGCTAATAGAAAACACT GCAACGGAAGCTGTTCAAGGTCTAGTCATCGATTCTATCAG GAAACAGAGCACTTGGACTTTGAATGCTGATGCCTTTTTGACGATGAACAGGCTAAGACTGCTCAGAGTCTTCAATGTCCCAAATTCTCGTGATTTCAAATATCTTAGTAACGAGTTAAGGCTTTTAGAATGGCATGGATATCCTTTCAAATCCTTCCCTTCAAGCTTCCAACCAGAGAACCTTGTTGAACTTCTTCTGCCTTATAGCCGCATTGAAAAGTTGTGGAAGCCAAACATG gctttatataagttaaaattggTCGACCTCAAAGGCTCTAAAAACCTTGTGAAAACACCAGACTTCAGTATGGCCCCAAATCTTGAAAGTTTGATTCTGGAAGGTACTGGAATAGTAGATTTTGATCCTACCGTCAAGTTTCTAAGGAGGCTGAAGCTTTTGAATTTAAGAAACTGCAAGAGACTTAGGATTTTCCCATCCAAAATTGGGAATGGATCTCTACAAACATTAATTCTTTCAGGTTGCTCAAATATAGACAGGATTCCAGAGATTGTGGGGGAAATGGAATGTCTGAAAGAGCTTTGTTTGGATGGGACTGGTATTAAAGAACTTCCCTCTTCAATTGGACATCTCAGGAGTCTTATGTTGCTAAATTTGAAAGATTGCAGTAAGCTTGAGAGTCTCCCAAGCAGCATAGGTGGGTGTGAATTCCTTAAAACTCTTCTTCTCTCTGGCTGctctaaacttaaaaattttccagaGAGTTTGCGACAACTAGAATCTTTGGAGGAGCTTAACCTAAGTGAGACTGCCATAACAACACCACCATCCTTCATTTTTCATATGAAAAATCTCAAGTTTCTTTCTTTCCAAGGATGCAAGGGACCACCATATAGAGTACGATCACATTGGCGTTTTATTTCTACGCCCGCACCAAGACTTAGTACGAACTCTATGACCTTGAAGCTACCTGTTATTTTGTCTGGTTTGAGTTCTTTGAAGGAGCTGAATTTAGATGACTGCAACCTTAATGATGGGGCTATTCCTGATGACATTATCAGGTTGTCCTCATTAGAAGCACTACGAATTTCTGATAACAATTTCAGGACCTTGCCTACAACCCTTGGTGGACTTTCCAAGCTTACTACTCTAGTACTGACTGACTGCAAAAGGCTTAAATCATTGCCCGAGCTACCAGCAAGCCTAAAATTATGGTTGGATGGTTGTGGTTCTTTGGAAGCAGTTGCAAATTCGACTACAGCTTTCAATTCACGGGTTACTGGATATATTTGTGCTTTTAACTGCTTCAAATTGGCAGAGGGTAACGATGTAGTAACAATGCTGAAGACACGGCTGAAG CTAGTAGCAAATGCAAGAACAGAACGTTATAACATTGTCATACCGGGAAGTGAAATCCCAAAATGGTTTAGCAGTCAAACGGATGACtcttcaaaatctataataaaGATGCCATTGCCTCCCAATTTTCTGAATGATACACAGTTCTTAGGCTTCGCTTTCAGCTGTGTTTTCTTCTCTGACTTCAATAATAAACCTCGAAGGGGGGATCATATTTCGTATGCATTTGTTATCCATGGTAGAAATTTCTCCGGAGAATTTCAAACAGTCTATTTCCATTTAGAAGGTAAATCTACGAGAGTGACCAAAGACCACCTTTGGATACATTATTTGCCTCGTAACTACATAGATTTGTTGTCCCTGGTGGAATTAGAATGCAAAGAAACTGAGGTTTCTGGATCCAGCACAGATATGTTGAAGGAAAGATTTGAAATTGAGGTTGCATTCGAAATCTGGGGCATCAATTCCATGGTGAAGAAATGCGGGGCTCGAATAGTGTATGAGGAAGATTTGGAAGAGATGGACCAAACCATACATGAACATAGCGGGTCAACTTCTTCAAATTTTGATGATATGCATTCAAACAGTGGATCAAACGGGAATAATAATGGCGCTCTTGTCAAGAGAAATG GTTGA